A region from the Haloarchaeobius salinus genome encodes:
- a CDS encoding MarR family transcriptional regulator gives MSTDLGTAEEMESRELIHFVTQQTRFSLINNILQHPDQLPSMYELEELNPSVSDATVYKHIQKLIDVGIVKEVSLNDDQRRQGYPWKFYGLTETGREFLDDHNLLAAEKTLQQIYDTISDKPEKMVKYENAPRPEEA, from the coding sequence ATGAGCACCGACCTTGGGACTGCTGAGGAGATGGAGTCTCGCGAACTGATCCACTTCGTCACTCAGCAGACACGATTCTCTCTCATCAACAACATCCTTCAACACCCCGACCAGCTCCCATCGATGTACGAACTCGAGGAGCTCAACCCCAGCGTGAGCGACGCGACCGTCTACAAGCATATCCAGAAGCTCATCGACGTCGGTATCGTCAAGGAAGTCTCCCTGAACGATGACCAGCGCCGTCAGGGCTACCCCTGGAAGTTCTACGGGCTCACCGAAACGGGGCGGGAGTTCCTCGACGACCACAACCTGCTCGCCGCGGAGAAGACCCTCCAGCAGATCTACGACACCATCTCCGACAAGCCCGAGAAGATGGTCAAGTACGAGAACGCTCCCCGTCCGGAAGAAGCGTGA
- a CDS encoding MBL fold metallo-hydrolase, with protein MEQINLENDEFEGNNNIYLFDIEESPTLIDTGVASREVEATLVRSLTEFGLELSDIERIFLTHWHQDHIGLAKNIQKESGAEIYIHEEDAALVSHSSSAFKQMSHIYKKRFREWGVPTSPQKELLSFLQTSDSNQYGMNVKTFVGGDRFEVESWTFEVVHSPGHTAGLSGFYFTKDGERSFISGDALLPKYTPNVGGADVRMDNPLEEYVQTLYNIIQMNLDVAYPGHRGVLRNPTERAIEILKHHEARAIQILNILNQEGPSTAWHISENLFGNLSGIHILHGPGEAFAHLEHLYSKGLARRVDEGYEITDEARSNLVSDSESLLTDLGIWSENFRRGNSTV; from the coding sequence ATGGAGCAGATCAACCTTGAAAATGACGAATTTGAGGGCAATAATAACATCTATCTTTTTGACATCGAGGAGTCACCCACTCTAATTGACACAGGTGTCGCATCCAGGGAAGTTGAAGCGACGTTAGTGAGATCACTAACGGAGTTCGGGTTGGAGCTTTCAGACATTGAACGTATATTCCTCACTCATTGGCATCAAGATCACATTGGATTAGCGAAAAATATTCAAAAAGAAAGTGGTGCAGAAATTTATATTCACGAGGAAGATGCAGCACTTGTTTCTCACTCATCGAGTGCTTTTAAACAAATGTCACATATATACAAAAAGCGATTCAGAGAATGGGGAGTACCAACGTCGCCCCAGAAAGAATTACTATCATTTCTTCAGACCAGTGACTCCAACCAATACGGGATGAATGTCAAAACATTTGTTGGAGGAGATCGCTTCGAGGTCGAGTCATGGACGTTTGAAGTCGTACATTCGCCGGGTCACACAGCTGGACTCTCTGGATTTTATTTCACTAAAGATGGGGAGAGGTCGTTCATATCTGGGGATGCATTATTGCCGAAATATACACCAAATGTCGGTGGTGCCGACGTCCGAATGGACAATCCGCTGGAAGAGTATGTCCAAACCCTCTACAATATTATTCAGATGAATCTCGATGTCGCATATCCAGGACATCGCGGTGTTCTTAGAAATCCAACTGAACGAGCAATCGAGATCCTTAAACACCATGAGGCCCGCGCAATCCAGATTCTTAATATCCTCAATCAAGAGGGTCCATCAACTGCGTGGCACATAAGCGAGAATCTATTTGGTAATCTGTCAGGAATTCATATCTTACATGGGCCCGGTGAGGCGTTCGCACACCTTGAACATCTTTATAGTAAAGGATTAGCCAGGCGAGTTGACGAGGGTTATGAGATCACTGACGAAGCACGGTCAAATCTGGTCTCAGACTCTGAATCGCTCCTCACTGATCTTGGGATCTGGAGCGAGAATTTTAGACGTGGGAATTCTACCGTGTAG
- a CDS encoding mandelate racemase/muconate lactonizing enzyme family protein gives MKVTAVKTIPVSVPAETAYKTSLSLASEAEHKFEHVLVQIETDAGVTGLGESAPLSSWPHGLSQGAVNSLIEETLAPVVEGRRLENIPRIIDDCWQALPGEPFPLCGIDMALWDALGKARDLPVYDLLGGPANERPSIDLHYTIGIKEPRKVRSDVKKATDAGYSAIKIKVGGPDFAIEREAITAIAEAAPDTRIRIDANQGWTVPEALRRIPILDDAAGGLVLVEQPIDYDNIAGMARLRGSVSPPILADEACFGPRSVATLARADACDIVNVKLGKAGGFSRASDVATVADAHGLPCFMGGMLELGVGAAANAHFAASCPNITYPTGALHVHATDTLVQEQAQWTPETGTFTVPDTAGLGVTLDRDAVAQYRVD, from the coding sequence ATGAAAGTCACAGCTGTCAAGACCATCCCAGTCTCTGTTCCCGCTGAAACGGCATACAAGACTAGCCTCTCACTCGCATCCGAAGCCGAACATAAATTCGAACACGTTCTTGTCCAGATCGAAACCGACGCTGGTGTAACTGGACTTGGTGAATCCGCTCCACTCTCCTCATGGCCGCACGGTCTTTCACAAGGAGCTGTCAATTCACTCATTGAAGAGACGCTCGCACCAGTCGTCGAAGGACGACGACTTGAGAACATCCCTCGCATCATCGACGATTGCTGGCAGGCTCTTCCTGGTGAACCGTTCCCCCTCTGTGGCATCGATATGGCACTCTGGGACGCACTGGGAAAGGCACGTGACCTCCCTGTATATGATCTCCTTGGTGGGCCAGCGAACGAGAGACCCTCGATAGACCTCCACTATACAATCGGCATCAAAGAACCGAGGAAAGTCCGGAGCGATGTTAAAAAGGCGACTGATGCGGGCTACTCGGCAATCAAAATAAAAGTTGGCGGCCCCGATTTCGCGATTGAACGCGAGGCGATTACCGCGATCGCTGAGGCAGCACCCGACACCCGAATCCGAATCGATGCGAATCAAGGTTGGACAGTCCCCGAAGCACTCCGCCGTATTCCGATTCTCGACGACGCTGCTGGCGGTCTCGTGTTGGTCGAACAGCCGATTGACTATGATAACATCGCCGGGATGGCCCGTCTCCGGGGAAGTGTTTCCCCGCCAATCCTCGCCGACGAGGCCTGTTTCGGTCCTCGAAGTGTTGCGACCCTCGCTCGCGCGGACGCCTGCGATATCGTGAATGTCAAACTCGGGAAGGCGGGAGGGTTCAGTCGTGCTAGTGACGTTGCGACAGTAGCTGATGCCCATGGACTTCCCTGTTTCATGGGCGGTATGCTCGAACTCGGCGTCGGTGCTGCCGCAAACGCACATTTCGCTGCTTCTTGTCCCAACATCACCTATCCCACAGGCGCACTCCACGTCCATGCTACCGATACTCTCGTCCAAGAGCAGGCACAATGGACACCGGAGACCGGGACGTTTACTGTACCCGATACTGCCGGACTTGGAGTGACTCTTGACAGAGACGCAGTCGCTCAATACCGCGTAGACTAA
- the rdfA gene encoding rod-determining factor RdfA — protein MVPPNRSGSSASGRRLKVVRLIDEYDLYGVGDTLEEQWTAEENRLSLRKLADYFNEELIRSELERADTQLLNGEVENIYRLLTDDTVSSAERTRGRRRLEQAGVDVDELESDFVTYQAIRTYLLEHREAAYERRDVDPIEREVTNLQQLRGRVVSVADGKVKKLRDNGELTLGEFKTMVNIQILCEECNARFDVFELLERGGCRCEEE, from the coding sequence ATGGTACCACCGAACCGATCGGGATCGTCCGCTTCGGGGCGTCGATTGAAAGTCGTACGACTGATTGACGAGTACGATCTATACGGGGTGGGTGACACGCTGGAAGAACAGTGGACCGCTGAGGAAAACCGCTTGAGTCTTCGGAAGCTAGCTGACTATTTCAATGAGGAACTGATACGAAGCGAATTGGAGCGGGCTGACACCCAGCTGCTCAACGGCGAGGTCGAAAACATCTATAGGCTACTCACGGACGATACGGTGAGCAGCGCGGAGCGGACGCGGGGACGGCGACGGTTAGAACAGGCAGGCGTCGATGTCGACGAGCTAGAGAGCGACTTTGTTACCTATCAGGCGATCCGGACGTACCTCTTGGAACACAGGGAGGCAGCCTACGAACGCAGAGACGTGGATCCAATTGAACGCGAGGTGACGAACCTCCAACAACTTCGGGGTCGTGTCGTCTCAGTCGCCGATGGGAAAGTCAAGAAGCTCCGCGACAACGGAGAGCTCACGCTGGGAGAGTTCAAGACGATGGTAAACATCCAGATCCTCTGTGAGGAGTGCAACGCCCGGTTCGACGTGTTCGAACTACTCGAACGCGGTGGTTGCCGCTGTGAGGAAGAATAA
- a CDS encoding archaea-specific SMC-related protein yields MMTEHVQSDVKLKIRNIGGIDSAEFTFEPGVTVLAGRNATNRTSLLQAIMAANGSENFSIKANADRASVEMTIDSETYERTLVRKNGTIRTSGNPYLSDATLADLFAFLLESNPARRAIVTEADLREIIMRPVDTEEIQQEIDRLLERRREVSQQLDDLDDLKRRLPSLEQERTELQEQIEETKAELQEVEAEIQNHDATVEESRGETNEVEQRLEALREKRSSLEDVRYELETEQNSLGSLRREKQEVQRELEELPEASSESVTDLESRISALRSEKQDLEAELNKVQSAIGFNEERLKDGNESSLQAVLDDDEDGGTVTDELLPDSTITCWTCGSEVEKSQIETTVETLQEVSQDLVARTSDFDDEIAKLSDRKNELQKQKRRRERLTERLKELDTEIDETQSRIETLTERRETLQEAVEALESEVTELENEAYEEVLDLHKEANQLEYDLGQLETDLERVTDNVSSIEERLGREEDLQKQHEELNGDIKDLRTRIDRIERQAIEQFNEHMEEILKLLEYNNLDRIWLKRRETEVREGRQKVTKTVFDLHVVRQTENGTSYEDTVENLSESEREVTGLIFALSGYFAHDVYETVPFMLLDSVEAIDADRIATLVEYLDGYSECLVVALLPEDAAALDEYPHLTPADR; encoded by the coding sequence ATGATGACTGAACACGTCCAATCTGACGTGAAGTTAAAAATCAGAAACATTGGCGGAATCGACTCGGCGGAGTTCACTTTCGAGCCGGGTGTCACTGTACTGGCGGGACGCAACGCGACGAACCGGACTTCTCTGCTCCAGGCTATTATGGCCGCCAACGGGAGTGAAAATTTCTCGATCAAGGCAAACGCTGATCGAGCGTCCGTCGAAATGACGATAGACAGTGAAACATACGAGCGGACGCTAGTCCGGAAGAACGGAACGATTCGCACCTCTGGCAACCCTTACCTCTCGGATGCGACGCTCGCGGACCTATTCGCGTTTCTCTTGGAGTCAAATCCAGCACGGAGGGCGATCGTCACGGAGGCCGACCTCCGGGAAATCATCATGCGCCCAGTCGACACTGAGGAGATCCAACAGGAGATTGACCGTCTACTGGAGAGGCGGCGCGAGGTCTCTCAACAGCTCGATGATCTCGACGATCTCAAGAGGCGACTCCCATCACTCGAACAGGAGCGAACGGAGCTCCAAGAACAGATTGAGGAAACGAAAGCGGAGCTACAGGAGGTTGAGGCGGAGATTCAGAACCACGACGCCACTGTTGAGGAAAGTCGCGGGGAGACAAATGAAGTCGAACAGCGGTTAGAAGCTCTCCGCGAGAAGCGATCGTCGCTCGAAGACGTCCGGTACGAGCTGGAAACTGAACAGAATAGCCTCGGCTCACTCCGGCGTGAAAAGCAGGAGGTACAGCGAGAACTGGAGGAGCTCCCTGAGGCGTCATCCGAGTCGGTGACCGACCTCGAATCGAGGATTAGTGCCCTACGATCGGAAAAGCAGGATTTAGAAGCCGAACTGAACAAAGTTCAGAGTGCGATTGGCTTTAACGAGGAACGGTTGAAAGACGGGAACGAGTCCTCCTTACAGGCAGTCCTTGATGACGATGAAGACGGGGGGACCGTCACGGACGAACTGCTCCCCGACAGTACGATTACATGCTGGACCTGCGGGAGCGAGGTCGAGAAGAGCCAGATTGAGACGACCGTCGAGACGCTACAAGAAGTCAGTCAGGACCTGGTTGCACGGACCAGCGACTTCGACGATGAAATCGCCAAACTCTCTGACCGAAAGAACGAACTCCAGAAGCAGAAGCGGCGGAGAGAACGACTGACTGAACGGTTGAAGGAACTCGATACTGAAATCGACGAGACCCAAAGCCGAATCGAGACGCTCACCGAGCGGCGAGAGACGCTTCAGGAGGCAGTTGAGGCACTCGAATCGGAGGTCACAGAGCTTGAAAACGAAGCGTACGAGGAGGTGCTCGACCTTCACAAAGAGGCCAACCAGCTGGAGTACGACCTCGGACAGCTCGAGACCGACCTCGAGCGCGTAACCGACAACGTCAGCAGCATTGAGGAGCGTCTAGGACGAGAAGAAGATCTACAAAAGCAGCATGAGGAGCTAAACGGGGACATCAAAGATCTGCGAACGCGAATCGACAGGATTGAACGACAGGCGATCGAGCAGTTCAACGAACACATGGAAGAGATTCTAAAGCTCTTGGAGTACAATAACTTGGACCGCATCTGGCTCAAGCGACGTGAGACCGAGGTCCGAGAGGGCCGCCAGAAGGTAACCAAAACTGTGTTCGACCTGCACGTCGTTCGACAGACCGAAAACGGTACCAGCTACGAGGATACGGTTGAGAATCTGAGCGAGAGCGAACGGGAAGTGACTGGTCTGATATTCGCCCTCTCAGGGTACTTCGCCCACGACGTGTACGAGACGGTCCCGTTCATGTTACTGGACTCAGTCGAGGCGATCGACGCAGACCGGATCGCGACGCTCGTTGAATATCTCGACGGGTACAGTGAGTGCCTCGTCGTTGCGTTGTTGCCCGAAGACGCTGCCGCACTCGACGAGTACCCTCACCTGACCCCTGCCGACAGGTAG
- a CDS encoding IclR family transcriptional regulator, with product MTKEGRTVQSDERLFEIMAILRENNGIRITEIAEKVDLANSSVHSHLVTLEQAGYARKTQDGYHLGLKFLEYGTEAQRQQELYAFGKGVIDELAAETDEKTWGIVEENRQAVYVYGSQGDRSIKTYTSIGHRTHLHHLAAGKAILSQLPAGRVEEIVESEGLPQYTQYTITDQAELKSELEEVRERGVAFNLEESVEGLHAISAPIQGENRILGAISVSGPAHRLSKERLQTDLKQKVLGAANELEINIRAHPDKGPLFESDQR from the coding sequence ATGACAAAAGAAGGGCGAACGGTACAATCGGACGAAAGGCTGTTCGAGATCATGGCGATCCTCCGAGAGAACAACGGTATACGGATCACCGAAATAGCTGAAAAAGTTGACCTTGCAAACAGTTCGGTCCATTCACACCTGGTCACGCTCGAACAGGCTGGGTACGCGCGGAAAACACAAGATGGGTATCATCTGGGGTTGAAGTTCCTCGAGTACGGGACTGAGGCACAACGACAGCAGGAGTTGTACGCCTTCGGAAAAGGTGTGATTGACGAGTTAGCGGCTGAGACCGACGAAAAAACTTGGGGAATCGTCGAAGAGAACAGACAAGCAGTGTACGTGTACGGTTCCCAGGGTGACCGATCCATCAAGACTTACACGAGCATCGGTCACCGGACCCATCTCCATCATCTCGCTGCAGGAAAGGCGATCCTTTCACAGTTGCCAGCCGGGCGGGTCGAAGAGATTGTCGAATCGGAAGGGCTGCCTCAATACACGCAATACACAATCACTGACCAGGCCGAGTTAAAGTCAGAACTGGAAGAGGTTCGGGAGCGCGGCGTTGCGTTCAACCTAGAGGAGTCAGTCGAGGGTCTGCACGCAATCAGTGCCCCCATCCAAGGTGAAAACAGGATACTCGGGGCTATCAGCGTCTCTGGCCCGGCACACCGGCTTTCCAAAGAAAGGCTCCAGACAGATCTGAAACAGAAGGTCCTCGGAGCGGCGAACGAACTCGAGATCAATATCCGCGCACATCCCGACAAGGGCCCCCTGTTCGAAAGCGACCAGCGATAA
- a CDS encoding cupin domain-containing protein — protein MASEIDYSVLPNQQAYKVKAEDCPVIGEPGSVSNEENSQEIRETVITNDFHVTFTTGEPGDIIPWHTHMPSLYQVLFTMEGECIWHYKDNEGNEQSIRAGPGDVVYLPGGAQNKVEVVGDESHTHMGIYPKVPIPRVEQLVGEAENTYDPWELSESHVGLRIDTDNDEVRHMDDDAVSTE, from the coding sequence ATGGCAAGTGAGATTGACTACAGCGTCCTCCCGAACCAGCAGGCATACAAAGTAAAAGCGGAGGACTGCCCGGTGATCGGCGAGCCCGGATCGGTTTCGAACGAGGAGAACAGCCAAGAGATACGGGAAACAGTCATCACGAACGATTTCCACGTAACTTTCACTACCGGCGAGCCAGGAGACATCATTCCCTGGCACACGCACATGCCGAGCCTCTACCAGGTCCTATTCACGATGGAGGGAGAGTGTATCTGGCACTACAAGGATAACGAGGGGAATGAGCAGTCGATTAGAGCGGGACCGGGCGACGTTGTGTACCTCCCGGGAGGCGCGCAGAATAAGGTTGAAGTCGTCGGTGACGAGTCCCACACGCACATGGGTATCTATCCGAAGGTGCCGATCCCGCGCGTAGAACAACTCGTGGGCGAGGCTGAGAATACCTACGACCCCTGGGAACTGTCGGAGTCCCATGTCGGCTTGCGGATTGACACGGACAACGATGAGGTTCGCCACATGGACGATGATGCTGTCTCAACCGAGTAA
- a CDS encoding cupin domain-containing protein produces MAQIDYSALPKQKAYRINVDEAPIIDESGDMDEDDEGAAAIRTPILTNDNIITWTTGQPGDVIPWHTHSPEMYQILINIEGRCVWHYKDNDGNEQSIEGGPGDIIYLPAGAENKVEVVGDEPHTHIGVLRRPRVPRIEQLLGETEGVYDHREFPAAFVYDDMNDKVVRMDENAVSE; encoded by the coding sequence ATGGCTCAAATAGACTACTCTGCGCTGCCTAAGCAGAAAGCGTATCGAATCAACGTCGATGAGGCACCGATAATCGACGAGTCAGGCGACATGGACGAGGACGACGAAGGTGCAGCCGCGATACGGACCCCGATCCTCACCAACGACAACATCATCACGTGGACGACGGGGCAACCCGGCGACGTCATCCCGTGGCACACGCACAGCCCGGAGATGTACCAGATTCTGATTAACATCGAAGGGCGCTGCGTCTGGCACTACAAGGACAACGACGGAAACGAACAGTCCATCGAGGGTGGACCTGGTGACATCATCTATCTTCCTGCCGGCGCTGAGAACAAGGTCGAAGTCGTCGGTGACGAACCTCACACCCACATCGGTGTACTCCGCCGGCCGCGGGTCCCGCGAATCGAGCAACTCCTCGGGGAGACCGAAGGCGTGTATGACCACCGTGAGTTCCCCGCGGCGTTCGTCTACGACGACATGAACGACAAGGTCGTCCGCATGGACGAAAACGCGGTCTCCGAGTAA
- a CDS encoding thiamine pyrophosphate-binding protein: MTDVIERLVSDLEKMGIEYAFGFPGGRVIEFIEELSSSEITFVRARDEREASFMAEAYGRIHGKPAVLTGQGPWIGSTGAQGAMEAHFGSSPLLIITDASERGDYAPLSPYQQSRGDYGGMSLPKIFDSFTKEWWYANSGADAIRCTQLAYKHATAGRPGPTAVILDGSAVGADLPEDSIPQLWDPASQTRNWRSRPLKSDLDAAVSALETADRPVIIAGNGVHASGAHEELAAVAEAYDCAVTTSFLGKSTIAETHDLAGGVIGAFGQEGANQLVSDADVLLVVGCRLNPNDVNWGAPSFIRPEEQTIIHADIDSRNAGWVYPADVGLIGDAAESLRELVALGERTDDDASERATEAKASFEPNIDNVDELVPTTAVKAIESVVDEDTYVCSDAGNNRMWLFNYFKSKSPRTFFGPGGLGVMGWSAPAAVALALTTENDVVSVSGDGGFAMTMTAVETAVELDVAPTFLVLNDAALGSVRDFETQRGSIHGVRFNRIEYAETVKSFGANGVSITEPSELEPALEDAMASDVATVLDVRIEGEHDVFGDDGLQSSFYRSMSGGLHE, encoded by the coding sequence ATGACCGATGTTATCGAGAGGCTCGTATCGGACCTCGAAAAAATGGGAATCGAGTACGCGTTCGGATTCCCTGGAGGACGAGTCATCGAATTCATAGAAGAGCTCTCTTCTTCAGAGATCACATTCGTTCGGGCAAGAGACGAACGCGAAGCAAGTTTCATGGCGGAGGCGTATGGTCGCATTCACGGAAAGCCGGCTGTTCTGACTGGGCAAGGACCTTGGATTGGTTCGACCGGTGCTCAGGGAGCGATGGAGGCGCACTTCGGCTCCTCGCCACTCCTGATAATCACGGATGCGTCGGAGCGAGGTGACTACGCACCGCTATCCCCATACCAACAGTCGCGAGGAGATTACGGTGGAATGTCCCTGCCAAAGATCTTCGATTCATTCACGAAAGAGTGGTGGTACGCAAACTCAGGGGCCGACGCGATTCGGTGTACCCAACTTGCATACAAACACGCGACAGCCGGGCGACCAGGACCAACGGCAGTGATACTCGATGGCTCCGCCGTCGGTGCCGATCTGCCGGAGGATTCGATACCGCAGCTGTGGGATCCAGCGAGCCAGACGCGGAACTGGCGCTCACGCCCGCTCAAAAGTGACCTTGACGCCGCTGTATCCGCGCTCGAAACTGCTGATCGACCAGTCATTATCGCGGGGAACGGCGTTCACGCCAGCGGCGCACACGAGGAGCTTGCCGCCGTTGCCGAGGCCTACGACTGCGCCGTAACGACGTCTTTTCTCGGTAAATCGACCATTGCGGAGACTCATGACCTTGCTGGCGGCGTCATCGGCGCGTTCGGACAGGAGGGGGCGAACCAGCTCGTCAGCGACGCTGACGTACTTCTTGTCGTCGGTTGTCGCCTCAACCCTAATGACGTCAACTGGGGTGCACCTTCGTTCATCCGTCCGGAAGAACAGACGATTATTCACGCAGACATCGACTCTCGGAATGCGGGCTGGGTGTACCCAGCCGATGTCGGGCTGATCGGTGATGCCGCCGAATCCCTTCGCGAACTCGTTGCTCTTGGAGAACGAACAGATGACGATGCTAGCGAGCGTGCGACAGAGGCAAAGGCATCATTCGAACCGAACATCGACAACGTGGACGAGCTCGTGCCGACGACCGCTGTAAAAGCCATTGAATCAGTGGTTGACGAAGATACGTACGTTTGCTCCGATGCCGGCAATAACCGGATGTGGCTGTTCAACTACTTCAAGTCGAAGTCGCCACGGACCTTCTTCGGTCCGGGCGGTCTTGGCGTTATGGGCTGGTCCGCACCAGCAGCGGTTGCGCTGGCACTGACCACCGAAAACGACGTGGTAAGCGTTTCCGGTGATGGGGGATTCGCAATGACGATGACTGCTGTCGAGACCGCTGTCGAACTGGATGTTGCGCCGACATTCCTCGTGCTCAATGACGCCGCACTCGGCTCGGTCCGTGACTTCGAGACCCAGCGAGGCAGCATTCATGGTGTGCGTTTCAACCGGATTGAGTACGCCGAGACGGTCAAATCATTCGGCGCGAACGGCGTCTCAATCACGGAGCCGTCCGAACTCGAACCTGCACTGGAAGATGCCATGGCAAGCGACGTTGCGACTGTCCTGGACGTCCGCATCGAGGGCGAGCACGATGTCTTCGGCGACGACGGACTGCAGTCCTCCTTCTATCGATCAATGAGTGGCGGCCTCCATGAGTGA
- a CDS encoding TatD family hydrolase, producing MDGTPPTKEPIGVYPVSESDDSVCSSTTIPWIDVHQHTQSLTWNEREAFDISGCRATVMIAASYYWSPYRPVSAEDVRFLWDDAIRRAARFNDSHFYEQYLAIGIHTWSRVTNPESALAHLPDYCDLDAVVAVGETGIDSSQHTLQWDLDEQRAVVREQFSIADDAGLPVIVHTPGGKDTVSDQYTDYYEELDADFPAAHFEPETAKRAALGIDLELVDEVGISEERVLIDHADETIVADVLEGTNCYLGFSVGSPWFRGVDANLVASVIEEYGSERIIVDTDMLGAMKHDPYTMKRLILDLSRLGVSHSDIRNVVYENPQDLLGF from the coding sequence ATGGACGGGACCCCGCCAACGAAGGAGCCTATCGGCGTATATCCTGTATCGGAATCGGACGACTCGGTGTGCTCAAGTACCACAATCCCCTGGATCGACGTCCATCAGCACACGCAGTCGCTCACCTGGAATGAGAGGGAAGCGTTCGACATCAGCGGCTGTCGTGCCACAGTGATGATTGCGGCAAGTTACTACTGGTCACCATACCGTCCCGTCTCCGCCGAAGATGTCCGCTTTCTCTGGGACGACGCAATCCGCCGGGCGGCCCGATTCAACGACTCGCACTTCTACGAGCAATACCTCGCAATTGGTATCCACACTTGGTCACGCGTCACCAACCCGGAGTCCGCGCTCGCTCACCTCCCTGATTACTGTGACCTAGACGCTGTCGTCGCCGTCGGTGAGACAGGGATTGATTCCTCCCAGCACACCCTCCAGTGGGATCTAGATGAACAACGCGCAGTCGTCAGAGAACAGTTCAGTATCGCCGACGACGCCGGACTTCCCGTCATCGTTCACACACCAGGTGGAAAAGACACCGTTAGCGATCAGTACACAGACTACTACGAGGAACTTGACGCGGACTTTCCGGCAGCGCACTTCGAGCCGGAGACTGCAAAGCGCGCAGCGCTCGGGATCGACCTCGAACTCGTCGACGAGGTCGGGATCTCTGAAGAGCGAGTGCTCATAGACCACGCCGACGAGACGATTGTTGCTGACGTCCTCGAAGGGACCAACTGCTATCTCGGATTTAGCGTCGGTTCCCCCTGGTTCAGAGGTGTAGACGCGAACCTTGTCGCCAGCGTCATTGAGGAATACGGCTCCGAGCGGATTATCGTCGACACCGACATGCTCGGTGCGATGAAACACGATCCCTACACAATGAAGCGCCTTATCTTGGACCTTTCCCGGCTTGGGGTCTCCCATTCAGACATCCGAAACGTCGTCTACGAGAATCCTCAGGATTTACTCGGTTTCTGA